From the genome of Helicoverpa zea isolate HzStark_Cry1AcR chromosome 1, ilHelZeax1.1, whole genome shotgun sequence, one region includes:
- the LOC124646324 gene encoding nucleoside diphosphate kinase 7-like → MGRLRGGASSQNEYLGFPPPSLDQLSTVQRLRIGPLFNKSICSRVLQVYDYFDKYTFLCDMYDEDSDTIIELVLNYFPFDESCQVINTKKGKNLLKRVHLPSLKPEMLQIGNVVNIFSKLLLITDCAPATRRLLFNNVESTFAMIKPIPAHQHGKVITFIMKKGFRIVRMKNGKISKDFAMALYKHLSGNSLLPIIIDYVTSGEIIGLELVAPNATAAWRRCLGATDPADAEPGTLRQLYGEDILRNIAHGCNSSSEAKNILELFFGCDNGVQRVPFRATYKDCTCCIIKPHVIIDGNLGAILEHISTSGTFYISAMAMFSVKLADALEFYEIYKGVVPTYEAMAIQLAEGKCIALEIKCTDPNKNCVCEFRKLCGARDPDLCRQLYPGSIRALYGKTIVENAVHCTDLPEDGENEVEYFFKLLAIE, encoded by the exons atgggtcgtcttaggggcggagcgTCTTCTCAAAATGAATACCTAGGATTTCCACCACCATCACTAGATCAACTATCAACAGTACAAAGACT gagaatcgggcccctgttcaaTAAATCAATTTGCTCTCGTGTGTTGCAGGTATATGACTACTTCGATAAATACACCTTTTTGTGTGACATGTACGACGAAGATTCTGACACTATCATAGAATTAGTTCTTAATTATTTCCCGTTTGATGAATCGTGTCaagtaataaatacaaaaaaaggaaaaaacttGCTTAAACGCGTGCATTTGCCAAGTCTTAAGCCAGAAATGTTACAAATTGGCAATGTGGtcaatatattttctaaattactACTTATAACAGATTGTGCACCAGCAACTAGAAGACTTTTGTTTAATAATGTTGAAAG TACTTTTGCGATGATTAAGCCTATACCAGCACACCAACATGGAAAAGTAATAACGTTTATTATGAAGAAGGGTTTCCGCATAGTTCGTATGAAGAATGGCAAAATAAGTAAAGATTTTGCTATGGCACTTTACAAACACTTGTCGGGAAATAGTTTGCTTCC TATCATAATTGACTACGTGACTAGTGGTGAAATTATTGGCCTAGAACTGGTAGCCCCTAATGCAACAGCGGCATGGCGTCGCTGTTTAGGCGCCACTGATCCGGCTGATGCGGAGCCTGGCACCCTCCGACAACTATACGGAGAGGATATCCTCAGAAACATCGCCCATGGGTGCAACTCGTCATCAGAAGCTAAGAAT ATATTGGAATTATTTTTTGGTTGCGATAACGGGGTGCAACGAGTACCATTTAGAGCAACTTACAAGGATTGCACTTGTTGCATTATTAAACCACATGTGATAATAGACGGCAATTTGGGTGCAATTCTGGAACATATTTCTACCTCCGGAACTTTTTATATATCTGCCATGGCTATGTTTTCTGTGAAATTAGCTGATGCCCTAGAATTCTATGAAATATACAAAGGAGTAGTGCCAACATACGAG GCAATGGCGATACAACTAGCCGAAGGAAAATGTATTGCATTAGAAATTAAGTGTACAGATCCAAACAAGAACTGTGTTTGTGAATTCAGAAAACTGTGCGGCGCTCGAGATCCG GATTTGTGTCGTCAATTATATCCAGGGTCAATAAGAGCTCTTTATGGAAAAACAATAGTCGAAAATGCTGTCCATTGCACAGATTTACCAGAGGATGGAGAAAATGAAGTAGAATACTTCTTTAAACTCTTAGCTATTGAAtga